The window TCGGCAGAGTGGCTCGATGCGGATGCGGCGTCGACCGTTATCGATTTGGTCGAGCGGGTGCGCAACGACGAAAAGTCGCAGGCCACTTTGCACTTCTGGGCCCAGCGGCACTTTGGCGACACGACGCCAGGGGCGGCGACCGCACGCTTTCATGCCGCCGTCGAGAGCCTCATCGAGGAGTGGCACCGTCAGGCTGCAGTTCACGCGGCCGACGCCGTGCTCAGTGAAGCCGACCCTTTTGAGGATGAGGGCGACGAGGACTCTGGCGTAGTCGACTAGTCCGTGCGGCGTGCGGCGATTGCTTTGCTTATCGCGGCCTTGGGCGCATTTACCGTGATCACGGCCGCCTTCACGATGCCACCCCGCACGCGAGACGCGGGCGGCATGTACGAGATGAGGGGGCGGCGGGGTGGCCGGAGCTGCTCTAGGTTAGGCGGGAACGCGGCGGGCGCTGGCCCGAACGCCTCACGCGACGACGAGACCACCCTGCGGCCTAAGAGATGGTTGGCGGTGCCGCCGACGACCGCTCCGATGCCGAAGGGCAGCATCCGTCCCACAGCGCTGGTCCCTGTGTTGCGGGCGAATCGCCCCACGAATGCCTTCTTCATCTGATCGGCGATGGGGCCGACGAAGGCCTGCGGCATCGAACGACCAATAATGTCGCCCCAGAATGCTGTGCGTGGCAGGCCCCGCCCGGTCACCTGCGCCGCAAAGCTGCGAACGAGGTCTGCGCCGGTGGTGCCGAGCATCATGGCCATCACGATTGTGCGAGCGCGGTCGGGGTCGGTCACGGCAATGCCGTGAACCTCGGTCACCGACTGCGCGAACAGCGCGCTCGACTCCAAGAAGAACGCAGTTTCCACGCCCGTCAGGGCCAGGCTGATTCCCGTACCAACGCCGGGAACGACGGAGGCTGCACCGACTCCTGCGCCTCCCGTGGTCACTGCCGCGAGGTACTGCCGCTCGAGAATGCGGACGATCTCTGCCGGGCTGGCGTGCGGATGCCGCTGCCGCACGCTGCGCACGTGGAGCAAGACGGCCGGTCGCTGTGTCGTGAGCAGCCGATCGAAACCGCGGACCGTCATCGAATAGCCAGGATCGGCCAGATCGGCTTCTGGTTCGATAATCGGGTCGATGATGATGGGGATTTCTATAGGCCCGTTGGTACTCACTCGGACTCACTCTCGTTGGGTTTCCTCATACTAGACGCGCAAAATCGGGGTTCGCCGAATGTCATTGCTCCGGCCACCGCAGCGATATCGGGGTCTAGGGTTGGGGGCATGACTGAGCGCGCGTATCAGGCCATCATTGTTGGCGGAGGGTTCGCCGGGGTCGCGGCAGCCAATGCCTTGGGCAAAGCAGGCGTCTCGACCCTGCTGATTGACCGCAACAGTTACCACCAGTTTCAGCCGCTCATCTATCAGGTGGCGAGCGCACAGATCGGGCCCAATGCCGTCGCCCGGCCGCTCAGGGCGATTCTCCGCCGCCGCCGCAGCGTGCGGGTTCTCACCGCATCCGTTACCGCGTTCGATGCGGCCGCGGCATCGGTCACAACGGAGGACGGCGTCGTCTATACGGCCGACTTCGTAGTGATCGCCAGCGGGGCTGAGGCAAACTACTTTGGCACTCCGGGTGCAGAAGAGAACGCCTACCCGCTGTATTCGGTCACCGACGCGCTTTCGCTGGGCAGCGAGCTCTTCGACCTGTTCGATGACTCAGACCGTGACCCCTCAATCGCCGCCGAGGTTGTTGTTGTCGGCGGCGGGCCGACGGGGGTCGAAACCACCGGCGCTATCGCCGAGACCATCAAATATGTCTTGCCGCACTATTACAGTGCGGAGCTGTCGGCCAGGGCCACCGTGCATCTCGTGGACATGGTTCCCGTCGTGCTGGGGGCGTTCTCTGAGAAGTCGCAGCGCTACGCCCGCGAGCGTCTGGAGCGCGTAGGCGCCCAGCTGCACCTCGGAGTCGGGGTCACCGAGGTCGGCCCCGACAGTGTCACGCTCGCTGACGGCACCGTCATCCCGAGCCGCATGGTGGTGTGGGCCGGAGGGCTCAAGGCCGGGCAACTGCTCACTAGCTCAGGCCTGCCGCAGGGCAGGGGAGGGCGCATCGACGTGAACCCCGATCTCACCGTTCCCGGATTCGAGCGCATCTACGTGCTCGGAGACGCCGCAAACATTACGGATGCCCGCGGCGACAAACTGCCGCAGCTCGGCTCGGTTGCCAAGCAGGCGGGGCACTGGGCCGGCCGCAATATCCTTGCCCAGCTGCGCGGAGGCACCCCCTCGCCGTTCGATTACAACGACAAGGGCTATATGGCCATGGTCGGGCGCGGTGCTGCGGTGGCCGAGATCGGGCGTCGCCGCACGCACATGCAGGGCTTCTTCGCCTTCGTTGCCTGGCTGGCGGTGCACGTGACTCTGCTCTCTGGCTGGACCCAGCGCACGAGAGCGGTGTTCGCATGGTTCGAGGACTACCTCAGCCACTCACGGTCCAATGTCGTGCTGGGAGCA is drawn from Salinibacterium hongtaonis and contains these coding sequences:
- a CDS encoding NAD(P)/FAD-dependent oxidoreductase; this translates as MTERAYQAIIVGGGFAGVAAANALGKAGVSTLLIDRNSYHQFQPLIYQVASAQIGPNAVARPLRAILRRRRSVRVLTASVTAFDAAAASVTTEDGVVYTADFVVIASGAEANYFGTPGAEENAYPLYSVTDALSLGSELFDLFDDSDRDPSIAAEVVVVGGGPTGVETTGAIAETIKYVLPHYYSAELSARATVHLVDMVPVVLGAFSEKSQRYARERLERVGAQLHLGVGVTEVGPDSVTLADGTVIPSRMVVWAGGLKAGQLLTSSGLPQGRGGRIDVNPDLTVPGFERIYVLGDAANITDARGDKLPQLGSVAKQAGHWAGRNILAQLRGGTPSPFDYNDKGYMAMVGRGAAVAEIGRRRTHMQGFFAFVAWLAVHVTLLSGWTQRTRAVFAWFEDYLSHSRSNVVLGASRRRGSD